Within the Staphylococcus argenteus genome, the region GGTACTGTTGTTGCAGGTACAAAATATCGCGGTGAGTTTGAAGAACGTTTAAAAAAAGTAATGGAAGAAATCCAACAAGCAGGTAATGTAATTCTATTTATTGATGAATTGCATACTTTAGTTGGTGCTGGTGGCGCAGAAGGTGCAATAGACGCGTCTAATATTCTAAAACCAGCATTAGCTCGCGGTGAATTGCAATGTATTGGTGCTACAACTCTAGATGAATATCGTAAAAACATTGAAAAAGATGCAGCCTTAGAACGTCGATTCCAACCAGTTCAAGTTGATGAACCTTCTGTTGTAGATACAGTAGCAATTTTAAAAGGTTTAAGAGATCGATATGAAGCGCATCACCGTATCAATATTTCAGATGAAGCAATCGAAGCGGCTGTTAAATTAAGTAATAGATATGTTTCAGATCGCTTCTTACCGGACAAAGCAATCGATTTAATTGATGAAGCAAGTTCTAAAGTTAGGCTTAAAAGTCATACGACTCCTAACAATTTAAAAGAAATTGAACAAGAAATTGAAAAAGTGAAAAATGAAAAAGATGCAGCTGTACATGCGCAAGAGTTTGAAAATGCTGCTAATTTACGTGATAAACAAACAAAACTTGAGAAACAATATGAAGAAGCCAAAAATGAATGGAAGAATACTCAAAATGGTATGTCAACGTCCTTATCAGAAGAAGATATTGCAGAAGTCATTGCTGGATGGACAGGCATTCCATTAACTAAAATCAATGAAACAGAATCTGAAAAACTACTTAGTCTTGAAGATACGTTACATGAAAGAGTTATCGGTCAAAAAGATGCAGTTAATTCTATTAGTAAGGCAGTTAGACGTGCACGTGCAGGATTGAAAGATCCAAAACGTCCAATTGGTAGTTTTATATTCCTTGGTCCAACTGGTGTTGGTAAAACAGAATTAGCTCGAGCATTAGCAGAATCAATGTTTGGTGATGATGATGCAATGATTCGTGTAGATATGAGTGAATTTATGGAAAAACACGCTGTGAGCCGTTTAGTTGGCGCACCTCCAGGATATGTTGGACATGATGACGGTGGACAGTTAACTGAGAAAGTTAGACGTAAACCATATTCTGTAATCTTATTCGATGAAATTGAAAAAGCGCATCCTGATGTATTTAATATTTTATTACAAGTTCTTGATGATGGGCATTTAACAGATACGAAAGGTCGCACAGTTGATTTTAGAAATACGATTATAATTATGACTTCAAATGTTGGCGCTCAAGAATTACAAGATCAACGCTTTGCAGGGTTCGGTGGATCAAGTGATGAACAAGATTATGAAACTATTCG harbors:
- a CDS encoding ATP-dependent Clp protease ATP-binding subunit, whose product is MLFGRLTERAQRVLAHAQEEAIRLNHSNIGTEHLLLGLMKEPEGIAAKVLESFNITEDKVVEEVEKLIGHGQDHVGTLHYTPRAKKVIELSMDEARKLHHNFVGTEHILLGLIRENEGVAARVFANLDLNITKARAQVVKALGNPEMSNKNAQATKANNTPTLDSLARDLTVIAKDGTLDPVIGRDKEITRVIEVLSRRTKNNPVLIGEPGVGKTAIAEGLAQAIVNNEVPETLKDKRVMSLDMGTVVAGTKYRGEFEERLKKVMEEIQQAGNVILFIDELHTLVGAGGAEGAIDASNILKPALARGELQCIGATTLDEYRKNIEKDAALERRFQPVQVDEPSVVDTVAILKGLRDRYEAHHRINISDEAIEAAVKLSNRYVSDRFLPDKAIDLIDEASSKVRLKSHTTPNNLKEIEQEIEKVKNEKDAAVHAQEFENAANLRDKQTKLEKQYEEAKNEWKNTQNGMSTSLSEEDIAEVIAGWTGIPLTKINETESEKLLSLEDTLHERVIGQKDAVNSISKAVRRARAGLKDPKRPIGSFIFLGPTGVGKTELARALAESMFGDDDAMIRVDMSEFMEKHAVSRLVGAPPGYVGHDDGGQLTEKVRRKPYSVILFDEIEKAHPDVFNILLQVLDDGHLTDTKGRTVDFRNTIIIMTSNVGAQELQDQRFAGFGGSSDEQDYETIRKTMLKELKNSFRPEFLNRVDDIIVFHKLTKEELKEIVTMMVNKLTNRLSEQNINIVVTDKAKDKIAEEGYDPEYGARPLIRAIQKTIEDNLSELILDGNKIEGKKVTVDHDGKKFKYDIDEESSETIETSQA